The Lepisosteus oculatus isolate fLepOcu1 chromosome 4, fLepOcu1.hap2, whole genome shotgun sequence genome window below encodes:
- the mapk7 gene encoding mitogen-activated protein kinase 7 isoform X1 has protein sequence MAGKAMMSEGKEKPEVSQGGGAEPEQGVAAATTVARNLALLKAHMLDVKFEVGDEYDIIETIGTGAYGVVSSARRRDTGQRVAIKKIPNAFDVLTNAKRTLRELKILKHFKHDNIIAIKDILQPSQPNCAFKSVYVVLDLMESDLHQIIHSQQPLTAEHTRYFLYQLLRGLKYVHSANVIHRDLKPSNLLVNETCELKIGDFGMARGLSARADESRSFMTEYVATRWYRAPELMLSLHHYSLAIDMWSVGCIFAEMLGRRQLFPGKNYVHQLQLILSVLGTPPEGVIGAIGAERVRSYVQSLPSRAPLPLASLYPDAEPAAVGLLGAMLRFDPRERVSVTDALRHPYLAKYHDPEDEPVCVPAFDFEFDKLPMSREQIKDAILEEIRDFHSRREGIRRKISFRPLLRPVPPGAAAAPASALPAPAPPPAPATAPPAPGDGCHDVDMPSASSDPGQPETIDLTTPLGDQAPPPVPPPVAGQPAGKGEGPTCPAGPPPAAPAPPPAPLPLPPSLSLSPSQAQSLSQALSRSLSQASAAAAATAARGKAVRGCEPDAGAPRKEGAISDDTKAALKAALLKSALRHRGIDGSSAVLGAGGAEGGLGSLPLSSGGPEARRPVTAQDRQREREEKRRRRQERARERERRLREKERREGKKGESLRGVLLSDNDKSLLERWRRMMDGRRQPVREGAAPAGDGPKEREQAPPPPAPANQELPDLVNGLPSGRTEPPPGKPNAARNLARFYQPGAPAAGPFANPPLPAPAPPCGLGDNSAPKVKLKSGTPIFPAQTPWRGPEAGSSVAVVGGGGGGGGAAGVCAQHPSQDLLPPCAHPHPVPPSMPPAQLLPAGDFLGKGPGFGPGQGLSSRAVLLSDSTDTRTAPGTGTTAAGAAPALQPPCRPPAPEPGPLVPPLTIQDLGSSEQPSTSVPDIHTVTLQLSKSQVDDVLPPVFSVTPKGSGAGYGVGFDLEEFLNQSFELPAECRDSHSDSAPLSASLLSDWLEVHKMSPADLESLQQELQLGSPMILSDTPTLPDP, from the exons GCTATGATGTCTGAAGGAAAGGAGAAGCCAGAGGTTTCCCAGGGAGGTGGGGCGGAGCCTGAGCAGGGTGTTGCTGCGGCGACGACGGTTGCCAGGAACCTGGCGCTGCTGAAGGCCCACATGCTGGACGTGAAATTCGAGGTGGGAGACGAGTATGACATCATAGAGACCATCGGCACGGGAGCCTATGGCGTCGTCTCCTCGGCCAGGAGGCGGGACACAG GCCAGCGGGTGGCGATAAAGAAAATCCCCAATGCTTTCGACGTCCTGACCAACGCCAAGCGGACGCTGCGGGAGCTGAAGATCCTGAAGCACTTCAAGCACGACAACATCATCGCGATCAAGGACATCCTGCAGCCCTCCCAGCCCAACTGTGCCTTCAAGtctgt CTACGTGGTGCTGGACCTGATGGAGAGCGACCTGCACCAGATCATCCACTCCCAGCAGCCCCTGACGGCCGAGCACACGCGCTACTTCCTGTACCAGCTGCTGCGCGGGCTCAAGTACGTGCACTCGGCCAACGTCATCCACCGCGACCTCAAGCCCTCCAACCTGCTGGTCAACGAGACCTGCGAGCTGAAGATCGGCGACTTCGGCATGGCGCGGGGCCTGAGCGCGCGGGCCGACGAGTCCCGCTCCTTCATGACGGAGTACGTGGCCACGCGCTGGTACCGCGCGCCCGAGCTCATGCTGTCCCTGCACCACTACAGCCTGGCCATCGACATGTGGTCGGTGGGCTGCATCTTCGCCGAGATGCTGGGCCGCCGCCAGCTCTTCCCGGGCAAGAACTACGTGCACCAGCTGCAGCTGATCCTGTCGGTGCTGGGCACCCCGCCCGAGGGCGTGATCGGGGCCATCGGCGCGGAGCGGGTGCGCTCCTACGTGCAGAGCCTGCCCTCGCGCGCGCCGCTGCCCCTGGCCTCGCTGTACCCGGACGCCGAGCCCGCCGCCGTGGGCCTGCTGGGCGCCATGCTGCGCTTCGACCCCCGGGAGCGCGTCTCGGTGACCGACGCCCTGCGGCACCCCTACCTGGCCAAGTACCACGACCCCGAGGACGAGCCCGTGTGCGTGCCGGCCTTCGACTTCGAGTTCGACAAGCTGCCCATGTCCCGCGAGCAGATCAAGGACGCCATCCTGGAGGAGATCCGCGACTTCCACTCCCGGCGCGAGGGCATCCGCCGCAAGATCTCCTTCCGGCCGCTCCTGCGCCCCGTCCCGCCCGGCGCGGCGGCGGCCCCGGCCTCGGCCCTCCCCGCGCCggccccgcccccggccccggCGACGgccccccccgcccccggcGACGGCTGCCACGACGTTGACATGCCCAGCGCCAGCTCCGACCCCGGCCAGCCGGAGACCATCGACCTGACCACGCCCCTCGGGGACCAGGCCCCGCCCCCGGTCCCGCCCCCCGTCGCCGGGCAGCCGGCCGGGAAGGGGGAGGGGCCTACCTGCCCGGCGGGCCCGCCCCCCGCCGCCCCggccccgcccccggcccctctccccctgcctccctccctctccctgtccccgTCCCAGGCCCAGTCCCTCTCCCAGGCCCTCTCCCGCTCCCTCTCCCAGgccagcgccgccgccgccgccaccgcCGCGCGGGGGAAGGCCGTCCGGGGGTGCGAGCCGGACGCCGGGGCGCCCAGGAAGGAGGGGGCGATCTCCGACGACACCAAGGCCGCCCTGAAGGCCGCGCTGCTGAAATCGGCCCTGAGGCACCGGGGCATAG ATGGCAGCTCTGCCGTTCTGGGGGCCGGGGGCGCCGAGGGGGGCCTGGGCTCCCTGCCCCTCTCCTCGGGGGGCCCGGAGGCCCGGCGGCCCGTGACCGCGCAGGACcggcagagggagagggaggagaagcggcggcggcggcaggaGCGCGCGAGGGAGCGGGAGCGCAGGCTGCGGGAGAAGGAGAGGCGGGAGGGGAAGAAGGGGGAGTCCCTGCGGGGGGTGCTGCTGAGCGACAACGACAAGAGCCTGCTGGAGCGCTGGCGGCGGATGATGGACGGCCGGCGCCAGCCAGTCAGGGAGGGCGCCGCCCCCGCCGGGGACGGGCCTAAGGAGCGGGAGCAGGCCCCGCCCCCCCCGGCCCCGGCCAATCAGGAGCTCCCGGACCTCGTCAACGGCCTCCCGTCCGGCAGGACCGAGCCGCCCCCCGGGAAGCCCAACGCGGCCCGGAACCTGGCCCGGTTCTACCAGCCCGGAGCCCCGGCCGCGGGGCCCTTCGCGAACCCGCCGCTGCCCGCGCCGGCGCCCCCCTGTGGTCTGGGGGACAACAGCGCCCCGAAAGTGAAGCTCAAGTCCGGGACGCCCATCTTCCCCGCGCAGACGCCGTGGCGCGGCCCAGAGGCGGGGAGCTCTGTTGCCGTcgtcggaggaggaggaggaggaggaggagctgcgGGAGTCTGCGCGCAGCACCCTTCCCAAGACCTCCTCCCCCCTTGCGCCCACCCCCACCCCGTCCCCCCCAGCATGCCCCCGGCCCAGCTCCTGCCCGCGGGCGATTTCCTCGGCAAGGGCCCAGGTTTCGGGCCCGGACAAGGCCTCTCCTCTCGGGCTGTCCTGCTGAGCGACAGCACCGACACCCGGACCGCCCCCGGCACCGGTACCACCGCCGCCGGCGCCGCTCCAGCCCTGCAGCCTCCCTGCCGGCCCCCAGCGCCTGAGCCCGGGCCCCTGGTGCCCCCTCTGACCATCCAGGACCTCGGCTCTTCAGAGCAGCCCAGCACCAGTGTCCCCGACATCcacactgtcaccctgcagctctccaaatcacag gtggaTGATGTGCTGCCCCCAGTGTTCTCCGTTACTCCGAAGGGCAGTGGCGCAGGGTACGGTGTTGGGTTCGACCTGGAGGAGTTCCTCAACCAGTCCTTTGAGTTGCCTGCCGAGTGCAGGGACAG CCACAGCGACTCCGCCCCCCTGTCGGCGTCTCTGCTCTCCGATTGGCTGGAGGTGCACAAGATGAGCCCGGCGGACCTGGAATCCCTTCAGCAGGAGCTGCAGCTGGGCTCTCCCATGATCCTCTCTGACACGCCCACCCTGCCCGACCCCTGA
- the mapk7 gene encoding mitogen-activated protein kinase 7 isoform X2 produces MMSEGKEKPEVSQGGGAEPEQGVAAATTVARNLALLKAHMLDVKFEVGDEYDIIETIGTGAYGVVSSARRRDTGQRVAIKKIPNAFDVLTNAKRTLRELKILKHFKHDNIIAIKDILQPSQPNCAFKSVYVVLDLMESDLHQIIHSQQPLTAEHTRYFLYQLLRGLKYVHSANVIHRDLKPSNLLVNETCELKIGDFGMARGLSARADESRSFMTEYVATRWYRAPELMLSLHHYSLAIDMWSVGCIFAEMLGRRQLFPGKNYVHQLQLILSVLGTPPEGVIGAIGAERVRSYVQSLPSRAPLPLASLYPDAEPAAVGLLGAMLRFDPRERVSVTDALRHPYLAKYHDPEDEPVCVPAFDFEFDKLPMSREQIKDAILEEIRDFHSRREGIRRKISFRPLLRPVPPGAAAAPASALPAPAPPPAPATAPPAPGDGCHDVDMPSASSDPGQPETIDLTTPLGDQAPPPVPPPVAGQPAGKGEGPTCPAGPPPAAPAPPPAPLPLPPSLSLSPSQAQSLSQALSRSLSQASAAAAATAARGKAVRGCEPDAGAPRKEGAISDDTKAALKAALLKSALRHRGIDGSSAVLGAGGAEGGLGSLPLSSGGPEARRPVTAQDRQREREEKRRRRQERARERERRLREKERREGKKGESLRGVLLSDNDKSLLERWRRMMDGRRQPVREGAAPAGDGPKEREQAPPPPAPANQELPDLVNGLPSGRTEPPPGKPNAARNLARFYQPGAPAAGPFANPPLPAPAPPCGLGDNSAPKVKLKSGTPIFPAQTPWRGPEAGSSVAVVGGGGGGGGAAGVCAQHPSQDLLPPCAHPHPVPPSMPPAQLLPAGDFLGKGPGFGPGQGLSSRAVLLSDSTDTRTAPGTGTTAAGAAPALQPPCRPPAPEPGPLVPPLTIQDLGSSEQPSTSVPDIHTVTLQLSKSQVDDVLPPVFSVTPKGSGAGYGVGFDLEEFLNQSFELPAECRDSHSDSAPLSASLLSDWLEVHKMSPADLESLQQELQLGSPMILSDTPTLPDP; encoded by the exons ATGATGTCTGAAGGAAAGGAGAAGCCAGAGGTTTCCCAGGGAGGTGGGGCGGAGCCTGAGCAGGGTGTTGCTGCGGCGACGACGGTTGCCAGGAACCTGGCGCTGCTGAAGGCCCACATGCTGGACGTGAAATTCGAGGTGGGAGACGAGTATGACATCATAGAGACCATCGGCACGGGAGCCTATGGCGTCGTCTCCTCGGCCAGGAGGCGGGACACAG GCCAGCGGGTGGCGATAAAGAAAATCCCCAATGCTTTCGACGTCCTGACCAACGCCAAGCGGACGCTGCGGGAGCTGAAGATCCTGAAGCACTTCAAGCACGACAACATCATCGCGATCAAGGACATCCTGCAGCCCTCCCAGCCCAACTGTGCCTTCAAGtctgt CTACGTGGTGCTGGACCTGATGGAGAGCGACCTGCACCAGATCATCCACTCCCAGCAGCCCCTGACGGCCGAGCACACGCGCTACTTCCTGTACCAGCTGCTGCGCGGGCTCAAGTACGTGCACTCGGCCAACGTCATCCACCGCGACCTCAAGCCCTCCAACCTGCTGGTCAACGAGACCTGCGAGCTGAAGATCGGCGACTTCGGCATGGCGCGGGGCCTGAGCGCGCGGGCCGACGAGTCCCGCTCCTTCATGACGGAGTACGTGGCCACGCGCTGGTACCGCGCGCCCGAGCTCATGCTGTCCCTGCACCACTACAGCCTGGCCATCGACATGTGGTCGGTGGGCTGCATCTTCGCCGAGATGCTGGGCCGCCGCCAGCTCTTCCCGGGCAAGAACTACGTGCACCAGCTGCAGCTGATCCTGTCGGTGCTGGGCACCCCGCCCGAGGGCGTGATCGGGGCCATCGGCGCGGAGCGGGTGCGCTCCTACGTGCAGAGCCTGCCCTCGCGCGCGCCGCTGCCCCTGGCCTCGCTGTACCCGGACGCCGAGCCCGCCGCCGTGGGCCTGCTGGGCGCCATGCTGCGCTTCGACCCCCGGGAGCGCGTCTCGGTGACCGACGCCCTGCGGCACCCCTACCTGGCCAAGTACCACGACCCCGAGGACGAGCCCGTGTGCGTGCCGGCCTTCGACTTCGAGTTCGACAAGCTGCCCATGTCCCGCGAGCAGATCAAGGACGCCATCCTGGAGGAGATCCGCGACTTCCACTCCCGGCGCGAGGGCATCCGCCGCAAGATCTCCTTCCGGCCGCTCCTGCGCCCCGTCCCGCCCGGCGCGGCGGCGGCCCCGGCCTCGGCCCTCCCCGCGCCggccccgcccccggccccggCGACGgccccccccgcccccggcGACGGCTGCCACGACGTTGACATGCCCAGCGCCAGCTCCGACCCCGGCCAGCCGGAGACCATCGACCTGACCACGCCCCTCGGGGACCAGGCCCCGCCCCCGGTCCCGCCCCCCGTCGCCGGGCAGCCGGCCGGGAAGGGGGAGGGGCCTACCTGCCCGGCGGGCCCGCCCCCCGCCGCCCCggccccgcccccggcccctctccccctgcctccctccctctccctgtccccgTCCCAGGCCCAGTCCCTCTCCCAGGCCCTCTCCCGCTCCCTCTCCCAGgccagcgccgccgccgccgccaccgcCGCGCGGGGGAAGGCCGTCCGGGGGTGCGAGCCGGACGCCGGGGCGCCCAGGAAGGAGGGGGCGATCTCCGACGACACCAAGGCCGCCCTGAAGGCCGCGCTGCTGAAATCGGCCCTGAGGCACCGGGGCATAG ATGGCAGCTCTGCCGTTCTGGGGGCCGGGGGCGCCGAGGGGGGCCTGGGCTCCCTGCCCCTCTCCTCGGGGGGCCCGGAGGCCCGGCGGCCCGTGACCGCGCAGGACcggcagagggagagggaggagaagcggcggcggcggcaggaGCGCGCGAGGGAGCGGGAGCGCAGGCTGCGGGAGAAGGAGAGGCGGGAGGGGAAGAAGGGGGAGTCCCTGCGGGGGGTGCTGCTGAGCGACAACGACAAGAGCCTGCTGGAGCGCTGGCGGCGGATGATGGACGGCCGGCGCCAGCCAGTCAGGGAGGGCGCCGCCCCCGCCGGGGACGGGCCTAAGGAGCGGGAGCAGGCCCCGCCCCCCCCGGCCCCGGCCAATCAGGAGCTCCCGGACCTCGTCAACGGCCTCCCGTCCGGCAGGACCGAGCCGCCCCCCGGGAAGCCCAACGCGGCCCGGAACCTGGCCCGGTTCTACCAGCCCGGAGCCCCGGCCGCGGGGCCCTTCGCGAACCCGCCGCTGCCCGCGCCGGCGCCCCCCTGTGGTCTGGGGGACAACAGCGCCCCGAAAGTGAAGCTCAAGTCCGGGACGCCCATCTTCCCCGCGCAGACGCCGTGGCGCGGCCCAGAGGCGGGGAGCTCTGTTGCCGTcgtcggaggaggaggaggaggaggaggagctgcgGGAGTCTGCGCGCAGCACCCTTCCCAAGACCTCCTCCCCCCTTGCGCCCACCCCCACCCCGTCCCCCCCAGCATGCCCCCGGCCCAGCTCCTGCCCGCGGGCGATTTCCTCGGCAAGGGCCCAGGTTTCGGGCCCGGACAAGGCCTCTCCTCTCGGGCTGTCCTGCTGAGCGACAGCACCGACACCCGGACCGCCCCCGGCACCGGTACCACCGCCGCCGGCGCCGCTCCAGCCCTGCAGCCTCCCTGCCGGCCCCCAGCGCCTGAGCCCGGGCCCCTGGTGCCCCCTCTGACCATCCAGGACCTCGGCTCTTCAGAGCAGCCCAGCACCAGTGTCCCCGACATCcacactgtcaccctgcagctctccaaatcacag gtggaTGATGTGCTGCCCCCAGTGTTCTCCGTTACTCCGAAGGGCAGTGGCGCAGGGTACGGTGTTGGGTTCGACCTGGAGGAGTTCCTCAACCAGTCCTTTGAGTTGCCTGCCGAGTGCAGGGACAG CCACAGCGACTCCGCCCCCCTGTCGGCGTCTCTGCTCTCCGATTGGCTGGAGGTGCACAAGATGAGCCCGGCGGACCTGGAATCCCTTCAGCAGGAGCTGCAGCTGGGCTCTCCCATGATCCTCTCTGACACGCCCACCCTGCCCGACCCCTGA
- the LOC138238087 gene encoding serine protease 27-like, translating to MRTVCWPAATALLLTVGLWTCDAQVCGNPPLGNRIVGGQNAQEGAWPWQVDIQDNAKHICGGSLISDTWVLSAAHCFPKPSSVGSYTLYLGRYKLGALNRYEQSRLITQVIVDPRYTEAILGYDIALVQMASAVTYTDYILPICLPDPAVVFLEGMNCYVTGWGNIGQDLSLPNPGTLQEVVVPLISSSTCNDMYQTPTAAFPTTTQILSDMICAGFQQGGKDSCQGDSGGPLVCAMVNHTWVQAGIVSFGDGCASPNRPGVYTKVTSYSSWVQSTVPGIILYSGAPHRPGPALAVLAHGLMSVLFATMLR from the exons ATGAGGACCGTGTGCTGGCCAGCAGCAACAGCACTGCTGCTCACTGTGG GTCTTTGGACATGTGACGCTCAAG TGTGCGGAAACCCGCCCCTGGGCAATCGGATCGTGGGAGGACAGAACGCCCAGGAGGGGGCGTGGCCGTGGCAGGTGGACATCCAGGACAACGCGAAACACATCTGTGGGGGGTCACTCATCAGCGACACGTGGGTCCTGTCTGCGGCTCACTGCTTCCCCAA gcccTCCTCAGTCGGCAGTTATACCCTTTATCTGGGTCGGTACAAGCTGGGTGCTCTTAACCGGTATGAGCAGAGCAGGCTCATCACACAGGTCATAGTGGACCCGAGGTACACGGAGGCCATATTGGGCTATGACATCGCCCTGGTGCAGATGGCCAGTGCTGTGACCTACACTGACTACATCCTGCCCATCTGTCTACCTGACCCTGCGGTGGTCTTCCTAGAGGGCATGAACTGCTACGTCACTGGCTGGGGCAACATTGGACAAGATC tcagtCTTCCCAATCCTGGGACACTGCAGGAGGTCGTGGTGCCCCTCATCAGCAGTTCCACCTGTAATGACATGTACCAGACTCCCACGGCTGCCTTTCCAACCACCACCCAGATCCTTTCGGACATGATCTGTGCTGGTTTCCAGCAGGGAGGAAAGGACTCCTGTCAG ggagaCTCTGGGGGACCCCTTGTTTGTGCCATGGTTAATCACACCTGGGTCCAAGCGGGCATCGTGAGTTTCGGGGATGGCTGTGCCAGTCCCAACCGCCCCGGCGTCTACACCAAGGTGACCTCGTACTCCAGCTGGGTGCAGTCCACTGTGCCGGGGATCATTCTGTACAGCGGCGCCCCCCACAGGCCGGGCCCCGCCCTGGCGGTGCTGGCGCATGGGCTGATGTCCGTGCTGTTCGCCACCATGCTGAGATAG
- the kat8 gene encoding histone acetyltransferase KAT8, with protein MEGARTPDLTGQRSPSRSFSNSLAVGARSQRADKMAAAVVAVSPGRQGYDSAGASEERMDTDPDQRGPGDRSEGEAGLRAASSSNGSGGEEDEAEPRERAEGPSRPGEGGGAAGGREQEVSVEIGETYLCQRADKTWHSAEVIQSRLNEQEGREEFYVHYVGFNRRLDEWVGKNRLALTKTVKDAVRKSVECGGELGEQPERKITRNQKRKHDEINHVQKTYAEMDPTTAALEKEHEAITKVKYVDKIQIGNFEIDAWYFSPFPEDYGKQPKLWICEYCLKYMKYEKTFRYHLTQCQWRQPPGKEIYRKSNISVYEVDGRDHKIYCQNLCLLAKLFLDHKTLYFDVEPFVFYILTEVDRQGAHIVGYFSKEKESPDGNNVACILTLPPYQRRGYGKFLIAFSYELSKLESTVGSPEKPLSDLGKLSYRSYWSWVLLEILRDFRGTLSIKDLSQMTSITQNDIISTLQSLNMVKYWKGQHVICVTPKLVEEHLKSAQYKKPPITVDSLCLKWAPPKHKQAKFSKK; from the exons ATGGAGGGCGCCCGTACACCAGACCTTACGGGGCAGCGCTCCCCCTCGCGCTCGTTCTCGAACAGTCTCGCGGTGGGCGCCCGCAGTCAGCGAGCAGACAAGATGGCGGCGGCGGTGGTGGCGGTGTCGCCCGGCAGGCAGGGCTACGACAGCGCCGGCGCCTCGGAGGAGCGGATGGACACCGACCCGGACCAGCGAGGCCCCGGTGACAGGTCGGAGGGCGAGGCCGGGCTCCGGGCGGCCTCCTCGTCCAACGGCAGCGGCGGGGAGGAGGACGAAGCGGAGCCCCGGGAGCGGGCGGAGGGGCCGTCGCGGCCCGGAGAGGGAGGCGGGGCGGCCGGCGGCAGGGAGCAGGAGGTGTCGGTGGAGATCGGGGAGACCTACCTGTGCCAGCGGGCCGACAAGACCTGGC ACTCTGCGGAGGTCATCCAGTCACGCCTGAACGAACAGGAGGGCAGAGAGGAGTTCTACGTTCACTatgtgggct TTAACCGGCGCCTGGACGAGTGGGTGGGGAAGAACCGGCTGGCCCTGACGAAGACGGTGAAGGACGCGGTGAGGAAGAGTGTGGAGTGCGGGGGCGAGCTGGGCGAGCAGCCCGAGAGGAAGATCACGCGCAACCAGAAGCGCAAGCACGACGAGATCAACCATGTGCAGAAG ACCTATGCGGAAATGGACCCGACCACAGCAGCCCTGGAGAAGGAGCACGAGGCG ATCACGAAGGTGAAGTATGTGGATAAAATCCAGATTGGGAATTTCGAGATCGACGCCTGGTACTTCTCCCCGTTCCCGGAGGACTACGGCAAGCAGCCCAAGCTGTGGATCTGCGAGTACTGTCTGAAGTACATGAAGTACGAGAAGACCTTCCGATACCACCTG acGCAGTGCCAGTGGAGACAGCCCCCAGGGAAGGAGATCTACAGAAAGAGCAACATCTCTGTGTACGAGGTGGACGGCCGAGACCACAAG ATTTACTGTCAGAACCTGTGTCTGCTGGCCAAGCTGTTCCTGGACCACAAGACGCTGTACTTCGACGTGGAGCCCTTCGTCTTCTACATCCTGACAGAGGTGGACAGGCAGGGGGCGCACATAGTGGGGTACTTCTCCAAG GAGAAGGAGTCTCCGGACGGGAACAACGTGGCCTGCATCCTGACTTTGCCCCCCTACCAGAGGAGAGGATATGGGAAATTCCTCATAGCTTTCA GCTATGAGCTGTCGAAGCTGGAGAGCACAGtgggctccccagagaaacccctgtctgacctgggcaagCTGAGCTACAGGAGCTACTGGTCCTGGGTGCTACTGGAGATCCTGAGAGACTTCAGAGGCACACTGTCTATTAAAGATCTCAG CCAGATGACCAGCATCACTCAGAATGACATCATCAGCACGCTGCAGTCCCTCAACATGGTCAAGTACTGGAAGGGGCAGCATGTGATCTGCGTCACCCCCAAGCTGGTGGAGGAGCACCTCAAATCTGCCCAGTACAAGAAGCCCCCCATCACAG TGGACAGCCTGTGTCTGAAGTGGGCTCCCCCGAAACACAAGCAGGCCAAGTTCTCCAAGAAGTAG